From the genome of Prochlorococcus marinus XMU1419, one region includes:
- the tyrS gene encoding tyrosine--tRNA ligase: MSDKSILPSWLSRGIDEYFPIKGIDKTFSEIINNAKKNNKKLRVKLGIDPTGTDIHLGHSILFKKLRAFQDNGHIAVLIIGDFTAQIGDPTGKNKTRVQLSEKQVKDNAKTYLTQLGMGKPANESILDFDSKDKIEIRYNSKWLKGLNLNSIIELMGSATVSQMLAKEEFNKRYTSQVPISLHEFLYPLLQGYDSVVVQSDIELGGTDQKFNIAIGRDLQRHFKQEPQFGVLLPILTGLDGIKKMSKSEFNTVGLTEDALSMYSKLEKVPDNIIPTYFELLTEVDLSFLENSNPRELQRRMALEVTTLFHGPEEALKAQSNCEKLFLGQKEKVGEIPNISLKEVIFPVKFFYLLSALKLFKSSSESKRSIKGGGVKIDSQKLINPDLVFNSKNDLEGKILQIGKKIIKRFEN; encoded by the coding sequence ATGTCTGATAAATCAATATTGCCATCATGGCTGTCAAGAGGAATAGACGAGTACTTTCCAATTAAGGGAATAGATAAAACTTTTTCAGAGATAATTAATAATGCGAAAAAGAATAATAAAAAATTAAGGGTTAAACTAGGTATCGATCCAACTGGAACCGATATTCACCTTGGGCACAGCATTTTATTTAAAAAACTTAGGGCATTCCAAGATAATGGACATATTGCAGTTTTAATTATTGGTGATTTTACTGCTCAAATAGGTGACCCAACTGGAAAAAATAAAACAAGAGTGCAGTTATCCGAAAAACAAGTTAAAGATAATGCAAAAACATATCTAACCCAACTAGGAATGGGCAAGCCAGCTAATGAATCTATTTTAGATTTTGATTCAAAAGATAAAATAGAAATTAGATACAATAGTAAATGGTTAAAAGGATTAAATCTGAATTCGATAATTGAATTAATGGGGAGTGCAACAGTTAGTCAAATGTTAGCTAAAGAGGAATTTAATAAAAGATATACTTCACAAGTTCCAATTTCTTTGCATGAATTTTTATATCCGCTATTACAAGGTTATGATTCGGTTGTTGTTCAATCAGATATTGAGCTGGGAGGTACAGATCAGAAATTTAATATTGCAATAGGAAGGGATCTTCAAAGGCATTTTAAACAAGAGCCTCAATTTGGTGTTCTGTTACCAATTTTGACAGGTTTAGATGGAATTAAGAAGATGAGTAAATCTGAATTTAATACTGTAGGTTTAACTGAAGATGCTCTTTCAATGTATTCAAAATTAGAAAAAGTACCCGATAACATAATACCTACCTATTTTGAATTACTTACTGAAGTAGATTTAAGTTTTCTTGAAAACTCAAATCCTCGTGAATTACAAAGAAGAATGGCTTTAGAAGTTACTACCTTATTCCATGGGCCTGAAGAAGCATTAAAGGCGCAATCAAACTGTGAAAAATTATTCCTTGGACAGAAAGAAAAAGTTGGAGAAATTCCAAATATTTCTTTAAAAGAAGTAATTTTCCCAGTAAAGTTTTTTTACTTGTTGAGTGCTCTAAAACTTTTTAAATCTAGCAGCGAATCCAAAAGATCGATTAAAGGTGGGGGTGTAAAAATTGATAGTCAGAAATTAATAAATCCTGATTTAGTTTTTAATTCAAAAAATGATTTGGAAGGGAAAATTTTGCAAATTGGAAAAAAAATAATTAAGAGGTTTGAAAACTGA
- the msrA gene encoding peptide-methionine (S)-S-oxide reductase MsrA, giving the protein MKYFLPLIIAFSIFINPLNTLAEELILAGGCFWCLEHDLESLKGINFVQSGYSGGNLQNPTYENHDGHQEVVLVNYDPKLVTLPDILRLYFRNIDPLDGKGQFCDRGDSYRPVIFFKGATEESDAINAIFSASKELRVPLEKISVELKSKDQFWLAEEYHQDFAERNELKYKFYRFSCGRDQRLDKLWGDNARSTNLWNE; this is encoded by the coding sequence ATGAAATATTTCTTACCTTTAATAATTGCCTTTTCAATTTTCATTAACCCTCTTAATACACTTGCAGAAGAATTGATTCTTGCAGGAGGTTGTTTTTGGTGTTTAGAACATGATTTAGAGTCTTTAAAGGGGATAAATTTTGTGCAAAGTGGCTACTCAGGAGGAAATCTTCAAAATCCTACATACGAAAATCATGATGGGCATCAAGAAGTTGTTTTGGTTAATTATGATCCCAAGTTGGTAACTTTACCCGATATACTTAGGCTCTATTTCAGAAATATTGATCCTCTGGATGGCAAGGGTCAATTTTGTGATCGTGGAGATTCTTATAGGCCAGTGATCTTTTTCAAAGGTGCAACTGAGGAAAGTGATGCTATAAATGCAATTTTTTCCGCTTCTAAAGAATTGCGTGTACCATTAGAAAAAATATCTGTAGAACTAAAATCAAAAGATCAATTTTGGTTGGCTGAAGAATATCATCAGGATTTTGCTGAGAGAAATGAATTAAAATATAAGTTCTATAGATTCTCATGTGGGAGAGATCAGAGGTTGGATAAATTATGGGGTGATAACGCTAGATCAACAAATCTTTGGAATGAATGA
- a CDS encoding DUF1825 family protein has translation MGFFESDIVQEEAKKLFTDYQDLMKLGSDYGKFDREGKKMFIKKMESLMDRYKVFMKRFELSEDFQAKMTVEQLKTQLSQFGITPDQMFDQMNKTLIRMKDELDKTS, from the coding sequence ATGGGATTTTTTGAGTCAGACATAGTACAAGAAGAAGCTAAAAAGCTTTTTACTGATTACCAAGACCTCATGAAGCTTGGATCTGATTACGGAAAATTTGATAGAGAGGGGAAAAAAATGTTTATAAAAAAAATGGAATCTCTTATGGATCGTTATAAAGTTTTTATGAAGAGATTTGAATTGTCCGAAGATTTTCAAGCAAAAATGACAGTGGAGCAATTAAAGACACAGTTAAGTCAGTTTGGGATTACTCCTGATCAGATGTTTGATCAGATGAACAAAACCTTAATAAGAATGAAGGATGAACTTGATAAAACTTCTTAA
- the fabZ gene encoding 3-hydroxyacyl-ACP dehydratase FabZ, with the protein MEKKSSIEKNQLSSENILGLLPHRYPFALVDKVIEHIPGERAVAVKNVTINEPQFQGHFPERPLMPGVLIVESMAQVGGIIVTQMPDLPKGLFVFAGINNVKFRKPVVPGDQLLISCELLSIKRKRFGKVKGEAHVDGKLVCSGDLMFSLVD; encoded by the coding sequence TTGGAAAAGAAATCATCTATTGAAAAAAATCAACTCTCTTCTGAGAATATTTTAGGGCTTTTACCCCATAGATATCCTTTTGCTCTTGTGGATAAAGTAATAGAGCATATTCCTGGAGAGCGGGCTGTTGCAGTAAAGAATGTAACTATAAATGAGCCTCAATTTCAAGGACATTTCCCCGAAAGGCCCTTAATGCCAGGAGTACTTATAGTTGAATCAATGGCTCAAGTTGGGGGAATAATAGTTACGCAAATGCCTGATCTTCCTAAAGGACTTTTTGTTTTTGCTGGAATAAATAATGTTAAATTCAGAAAACCTGTTGTGCCTGGAGATCAACTGCTAATTTCTTGCGAGTTATTGAGTATTAAAAGAAAAAGATTTGGCAAAGTGAAAGGAGAGGCTCATGTTGATGGAAAGTTGGTTTGTTCTGGAGATTTAATGTTTTCATTAGTGGATTAG
- the lpxC gene encoding UDP-3-O-acyl-N-acetylglucosamine deacetylase, giving the protein MFSWPTNYDSCYTLSGVVSREGIGLHSGEKTRVKISSYEKEGYYISFRDQPNEIFKLTQDLIGSTMLCTAIKLGGRNLYTIEHLLSSLSGCGLSYIHIEVDGKEIPLLDGSAIQWVKAFEEVGIKKAPKPNNFFREINKSIILNKDDSIIAATPCQKTTIISTISFPYRAIGNQTFVIDLNPKSFVEMVAPARTFGFKDQFQELSELGLIKGGSLENALVCDGDGWVNPPLRFDNEPIRHKILDLIGDLALVGLPKAQILVYKGSHSLNALLASSLKN; this is encoded by the coding sequence GTGTTTTCTTGGCCAACTAATTATGATTCTTGCTATACATTATCTGGGGTTGTCTCCAGAGAAGGTATAGGACTTCATAGTGGAGAAAAAACAAGAGTTAAAATTTCTTCCTATGAAAAAGAGGGATATTATATTTCTTTCAGGGATCAACCCAACGAGATTTTCAAACTAACTCAAGATTTAATTGGAAGTACGATGCTTTGTACGGCAATTAAATTAGGTGGAAGAAATCTATATACAATTGAACATTTATTGTCTTCACTCTCGGGTTGCGGCTTAAGTTATATACATATTGAAGTTGATGGAAAGGAAATCCCACTTTTAGATGGCTCAGCAATTCAGTGGGTAAAAGCTTTTGAAGAGGTGGGTATTAAAAAAGCACCTAAACCAAATAATTTCTTTAGGGAGATTAATAAATCAATAATTTTAAATAAAGATGATTCAATAATAGCTGCTACCCCATGTCAAAAAACTACAATCATATCGACCATAAGCTTCCCTTACAGAGCAATTGGTAATCAAACTTTTGTAATTGACTTAAATCCAAAAAGTTTCGTTGAAATGGTTGCTCCAGCAAGAACATTTGGTTTTAAGGATCAATTTCAGGAGTTAAGTGAACTCGGATTAATAAAAGGTGGAAGTTTAGAAAATGCACTTGTTTGTGATGGAGATGGATGGGTTAATCCCCCATTAAGATTTGATAATGAACCAATAAGACATAAAATTTTAGATCTCATTGGGGACTTGGCTTTGGTAGGGTTACCTAAGGCCCAAATTTTGGTTTACAAAGGATCACATTCTTTAAATGCTTTATTGGCCTCATCACTAAAAAATTAA
- the pyrF gene encoding orotidine-5'-phosphate decarboxylase yields MNKRFNSEDKIILAIDGLDVSQAKLLLKKCPNIKWVKVGLELFVREGPRVIEVLKGLNKKIFLDLKFHDIPNTMRSACFQVSKLGVDIISIHASAGLKALRDSKKASLEGASSVSVNPPFVVGITVLTSFSLKDFQTDLDRNNTIEENVLRLAKLSFDAGLDGCVCSPWEVKMLRSIYKDNFELITPGIRLNIDNKNDQNRIMTPYEALDNGASKLVIGRSISKAIDPNKALIEIFKSIDSD; encoded by the coding sequence ATGAATAAAAGATTTAATTCAGAAGATAAAATAATATTGGCAATTGATGGATTAGATGTAAGTCAAGCAAAATTACTTTTGAAAAAATGTCCTAATATTAAGTGGGTGAAAGTTGGTTTAGAGCTTTTTGTGAGGGAAGGTCCAAGAGTTATTGAAGTATTAAAAGGTTTAAATAAAAAAATTTTTTTAGACTTAAAATTTCATGATATCCCTAATACCATGCGTTCAGCATGTTTCCAAGTTTCAAAATTAGGGGTTGATATAATTTCAATTCATGCTTCAGCAGGTCTAAAAGCTCTAAGGGATTCGAAGAAAGCATCTTTGGAAGGAGCCTCCTCTGTCAGTGTTAATCCTCCGTTTGTTGTAGGAATAACTGTTTTAACAAGCTTTTCTCTTAAAGATTTTCAAACTGATCTTGATAGAAATAATACAATTGAAGAAAATGTATTGAGACTTGCAAAATTGTCTTTTGATGCCGGATTAGATGGATGTGTTTGTTCCCCTTGGGAGGTAAAAATGTTGAGATCAATTTATAAGGATAATTTTGAACTTATTACACCAGGCATCAGACTTAATATTGACAATAAAAATGATCAAAATAGAATTATGACTCCCTATGAAGCTTTAGATAATGGCGCTTCTAAGTTAGTAATTGGTAGATCAATATCAAAAGCTATAGATCCTAATAAAGCTCTAATAGAAATATTTAAATCTATTGATTCTGATTAA
- the plsY gene encoding glycerol-3-phosphate 1-O-acyltransferase PlsY, translating to MTILIIFISYLLGSLPTGFLIGKYLKNIDLRTIGSGSTGATNVLRNVGKWPALFVFIIDVGKGLIAVKIAQNYTDQGLIEVIAGISAISGHIWPIWLRGKGGKAVATGLGMFLAISWKVGLASLGIFLIVLTKTKFVSLSSISAAILLPIFMFFYLGKFMHSYFFISLIVALLVIWKHRTNITRLLNGEESKINQNQ from the coding sequence ATGACTATATTAATAATTTTTATAAGCTATCTTTTAGGATCACTTCCGACAGGTTTTTTAATTGGAAAATATCTCAAAAATATAGATTTAAGAACTATAGGTTCTGGATCTACAGGTGCCACAAATGTCTTAAGAAATGTTGGGAAATGGCCAGCACTTTTTGTATTTATCATTGACGTTGGGAAAGGCCTTATTGCAGTAAAAATTGCTCAAAATTACACAGATCAAGGATTAATAGAAGTTATAGCAGGGATATCAGCCATCTCAGGACATATTTGGCCAATATGGCTTAGAGGTAAAGGAGGGAAAGCTGTTGCAACTGGATTAGGTATGTTTTTAGCTATTTCTTGGAAAGTTGGACTCGCATCTCTTGGTATTTTTTTAATAGTCCTAACAAAAACTAAATTTGTTTCTTTATCCAGTATTTCAGCGGCAATCTTACTTCCTATTTTTATGTTTTTTTACCTAGGTAAATTTATGCACTCATATTTTTTTATAAGTTTAATTGTGGCATTATTAGTAATCTGGAAACATAGAACAAACATAACAAGATTGCTTAATGGAGAAGAATCCAAAATTAATCAGAATCAATAG
- a CDS encoding leucyl aminopeptidase, whose protein sequence is MQFSTFQNNLDNWQGALLIFGVLEEEIASQLENIKFVIDPKLLLKKVTQKKFKGEKGKTLSFEFLDQKLETLIIVGLGKSKDLNKSDIENSIGKLVRETVDKNEKVSILLPWELINPQLTINQLAESARLSAYKDNRFNKKKDDKKVLKEIEFLNLKKFENISFEETAQICEGVELARRLVAAPPNSLTPQEMSIQASQIAKDHGLEVKILEAKDCEDLGMGAYLAVAKGSDLDPKFIHLTLKSEGPIKEKIALVGKGLTFDSGGYNLKVGASQIEMMKYDMGGSAAVLGAAKAIGAIKPKGLEIHFIVASCENMINGSAVHPGDVVKASNGKTIEINNTDAEGRLTLADALTYASNLKPDSIIDLATLTGAIVVALGNDVAGFWSNNDDLANDLKAASVQSGEELWQMPLQKSYKEGLKSHIADMKNTGPRAGGSITAALFLEEFFDKKIRWAHIDIAGTCWTDKNKGINPSGATGFGVKTLVQWIKNK, encoded by the coding sequence ATGCAATTTTCCACATTCCAAAACAATCTTGATAACTGGCAAGGTGCTTTATTAATTTTTGGAGTTTTAGAGGAAGAAATTGCAAGCCAACTTGAAAACATAAAATTTGTTATTGACCCAAAATTATTACTAAAAAAAGTTACTCAAAAAAAATTCAAAGGAGAAAAAGGGAAAACTTTAAGTTTTGAATTTTTAGATCAAAAATTAGAAACTTTAATCATAGTTGGTCTTGGCAAATCAAAAGACCTAAATAAAAGTGATATAGAAAACTCTATAGGAAAACTAGTTAGGGAAACTGTTGATAAAAATGAAAAAGTCAGTATCTTACTACCTTGGGAATTAATAAATCCACAATTAACAATAAATCAATTAGCAGAGTCAGCTAGATTATCCGCCTATAAAGACAATAGATTCAATAAGAAAAAAGATGATAAGAAAGTTCTTAAAGAAATAGAGTTTTTGAATTTAAAAAAATTTGAGAATATTAGCTTTGAAGAGACAGCACAAATATGTGAAGGTGTAGAACTAGCTAGAAGACTTGTAGCCGCCCCTCCAAATAGTCTTACCCCTCAGGAAATGTCTATACAAGCTTCTCAAATTGCTAAAGATCATGGTTTGGAAGTAAAAATTCTAGAAGCAAAAGATTGTGAAGATTTAGGAATGGGTGCATATTTAGCTGTAGCAAAAGGGTCTGATCTAGATCCTAAATTTATACATCTTACTTTAAAATCAGAGGGTCCCATAAAAGAAAAGATTGCGCTTGTTGGTAAGGGTTTAACCTTTGATTCTGGAGGATACAATCTGAAAGTAGGAGCCTCTCAAATTGAAATGATGAAATATGATATGGGCGGAAGCGCTGCAGTTTTAGGAGCAGCAAAAGCAATTGGAGCAATCAAACCAAAAGGATTAGAAATTCATTTTATTGTTGCATCTTGCGAAAACATGATAAATGGATCTGCAGTACACCCTGGAGATGTAGTTAAGGCATCTAATGGTAAGACAATTGAAATAAATAACACTGATGCAGAGGGTAGACTGACATTAGCTGATGCTTTAACTTACGCATCCAATTTAAAACCGGATTCAATAATAGATCTTGCAACTTTAACAGGAGCTATTGTTGTTGCATTAGGGAATGATGTAGCTGGATTCTGGAGCAATAATGATGATTTGGCAAATGACCTAAAAGCTGCATCAGTCCAGTCTGGAGAAGAATTATGGCAAATGCCTTTACAAAAATCTTATAAAGAAGGGTTAAAGTCTCATATAGCAGACATGAAAAATACAGGTCCAAGAGCAGGCGGATCAATAACTGCTGCTTTGTTCTTAGAGGAATTCTTCGATAAAAAAATTAGATGGGCTCATATTGATATTGCTGGGACTTGTTGGACTGATAAGAATAAAGGAATTAATCCATCAGGTGCAACCGGTTTTGGAGTTAAAACTCTTGTTCAATGGATTAAAAATAAATAA
- the lpxB gene encoding lipid-A-disaccharide synthase, producing MNKKIFISTGEVSGDLHGSLLSKALFDEARKKSIDLEICGLGGERMKKEGVKILQDTTSISAIGIWEALPLILPTLRIQKKFYKLLKKYPPDCLILIDYMGPNIKIGTKLKRSRSDIPIYYYIAPQEWAWRVGNNSTTNLIKFSDKIFAIFKQEAKFYRRRGGNVFWVGHPMIDLARRLPSKKDSRTILKLRGNQNILLLMPASRSQELKYILPTFLKTAKKLQLKYPSLVVYIPSCRRVFDEQFRKGLEKYEIKGKVISQQDDSELKPYIYSLTKLALCKSGTVNMELALYGIPQIVGYKVSRVTAFIARKILNFKVRFISPVNLLLKKLVIPEFVQKNFNEKKVFHQACRYLDLTSEKVKIKKGYALLKKELGEEGVVERAAKEIINSII from the coding sequence ATGAATAAAAAGATTTTTATAAGTACTGGAGAAGTTTCTGGAGATTTGCACGGAAGTTTGTTATCAAAAGCTTTATTTGATGAAGCCAGAAAAAAATCTATAGATTTAGAAATTTGTGGATTAGGTGGTGAAAGAATGAAGAAGGAAGGTGTAAAAATTCTTCAAGATACTACTTCAATTAGTGCAATAGGAATTTGGGAGGCTTTACCTCTTATTCTCCCAACATTAAGAATTCAAAAAAAATTTTATAAATTACTAAAGAAATATCCTCCAGATTGCTTGATTTTGATCGACTACATGGGACCTAATATTAAAATTGGGACTAAATTAAAAAGATCAAGAAGTGATATTCCAATATACTATTATATTGCTCCTCAAGAATGGGCATGGAGAGTTGGCAATAATAGCACCACAAATTTAATTAAATTTTCAGATAAAATTTTTGCAATTTTTAAACAGGAGGCAAAGTTTTATAGAAGAAGAGGCGGAAATGTTTTTTGGGTGGGTCACCCAATGATTGATTTAGCAAGAAGGTTGCCTTCCAAGAAAGACTCTAGAACAATTCTCAAACTTCGAGGAAACCAGAATATCTTACTTTTAATGCCAGCATCAAGATCTCAAGAGTTAAAATACATCTTGCCCACTTTCTTGAAAACTGCAAAAAAATTGCAACTAAAATACCCAAGTCTTGTCGTTTATATTCCATCCTGTAGGAGGGTTTTTGATGAACAATTTAGAAAGGGTTTAGAAAAATATGAAATTAAAGGCAAAGTTATTTCTCAGCAGGATGATTCTGAATTGAAGCCTTATATTTATTCATTAACAAAACTAGCTTTATGTAAATCAGGCACAGTGAATATGGAATTGGCTTTATATGGCATACCACAGATTGTTGGATATAAGGTTAGTAGAGTTACTGCCTTTATCGCAAGAAAAATTCTTAATTTCAAGGTGAGATTTATTTCACCTGTGAATCTTCTATTAAAGAAATTAGTAATACCTGAGTTCGTCCAGAAAAATTTTAATGAAAAGAAAGTTTTTCACCAAGCTTGCAGATATCTAGATCTGACATCAGAAAAAGTAAAAATCAAAAAAGGTTATGCTCTCCTAAAGAAAGAATTAGGAGAAGAGGGTGTAGTCGAAAGAGCTGCTAAAGAGATTATTAATTCTATTATTTGA
- the lpxA gene encoding acyl-ACP--UDP-N-acetylglucosamine O-acyltransferase, with protein sequence MENTQFNSSFSGVKVHPNAFVDPSAKLHEGVIVSQGATIGPNVTIGKGTEVGSNAVITGRTQIGCNNKVFPNVFIGLDPQDLKYKGADSEVIIGDNNTFRECVTINKATDEGEKTIIGSNNLLMAYSHIGHNCELGNGIVLSNSVQVAGHVKVEDKAIIGGCLGIHQFVHIGYLAMIGGMTRVDRDVPPFCLAEGHPGRLRGLNRIGIKRSGLMENKNFNLKLLQSTWNLLFKSDDPISNSLENIMKGELDLSSSKLCIFLKESISKNRRGPMPLVNL encoded by the coding sequence ATGGAAAATACTCAATTTAATTCAAGTTTTAGTGGTGTAAAAGTGCACCCAAATGCTTTTGTTGATCCAAGTGCTAAATTGCACGAAGGTGTGATTGTTTCTCAAGGAGCTACTATCGGTCCGAATGTGACTATCGGGAAGGGAACCGAGGTAGGCTCAAATGCAGTTATTACTGGGAGAACTCAGATTGGATGTAATAATAAAGTTTTTCCTAATGTATTTATTGGACTTGATCCCCAAGATCTTAAATATAAAGGTGCAGATTCTGAAGTTATTATTGGGGATAACAATACTTTCAGAGAATGTGTAACTATCAATAAGGCAACTGATGAAGGGGAAAAAACTATTATTGGGAGCAATAATTTGTTAATGGCTTACAGTCACATAGGCCATAATTGCGAGCTTGGCAATGGAATTGTTTTGTCAAATAGTGTCCAAGTCGCTGGGCATGTAAAGGTAGAAGATAAAGCTATTATTGGTGGGTGCTTAGGTATACATCAATTTGTCCATATAGGATATTTAGCGATGATCGGAGGAATGACTAGAGTAGATAGGGACGTACCTCCTTTCTGTTTGGCCGAAGGTCATCCAGGTAGATTAAGAGGTTTGAATAGAATTGGAATCAAAAGAAGTGGTTTGATGGAAAACAAAAATTTTAACTTGAAATTACTTCAAAGTACTTGGAATCTTCTTTTTAAATCTGATGATCCAATTTCTAATTCTTTAGAAAATATAATGAAAGGAGAATTAGATCTTTCATCTTCAAAATTATGTATTTTTTTAAAAGAATCAATATCTAAGAATAGGCGCGGTCCAATGCCTTTAGTGAATTTATGA